A genome region from Paracoccus stylophorae includes the following:
- a CDS encoding amino acid ABC transporter ATP-binding/permease protein: MIALRHILSLIWTEQRRAMRRGLALSVLVTLFGVGLLALSGWFIVAAGIAGLAGMGATFDVFRPSAGVRFLAMARTAGRYGERLLTHDATLKALTSLRVRLLDGLSGAEFGLLSRLRGGQALNRLTLDVDALDGLAIRLVFPALAGVISALVALIALWWLVAPPIALWVVGAPVLGGLAVLGLSARAALPHSVRAETRQQDLRAGVIDHLRGRAVLAVSGRLPSARAALLDLDRDARSAAMAQSRIEWRAAAILQAVTAVALSGTLLICARHVASGRIGAAQAALALFATLSLAELSAGLLRGAVELGRMRDAARRVVPLLAATAPPPAPPARPGAGVQATSLSVAAQPGLAPLIADLDLHVRPGETVAITGASGRGKTALLNTLAGLVPPSAGLVRIGGRLGYLTQRPALIAGSVRDTLALAAPQAGDATLRQVLDLCALDVALDRQLGEGGSGLSGGQARRLAMARVLIRRPDVLLLDEPTEGLDRAAAARMMAGMRRWLPDAAVLIAAHRDLDLAAADRTLRL, translated from the coding sequence ATGATCGCGCTGCGGCACATCCTGTCCCTGATCTGGACCGAACAGCGTCGCGCGATGCGCCGCGGGCTGGCGCTGTCGGTGCTGGTGACGCTGTTCGGGGTCGGCCTGCTGGCGCTGTCGGGCTGGTTCATCGTCGCGGCGGGCATCGCCGGGCTGGCCGGGATGGGCGCGACATTCGACGTGTTCCGCCCCTCGGCCGGGGTGCGGTTCCTGGCGATGGCGCGCACCGCCGGACGTTACGGCGAACGGCTGCTGACGCATGACGCGACGCTGAAGGCGCTGACCAGCCTGCGGGTGCGGCTGCTGGACGGGTTGTCGGGCGCGGAGTTCGGCCTGCTGTCGCGGCTGCGCGGCGGGCAGGCGCTGAACCGGCTGACGCTGGATGTCGATGCGCTGGACGGGCTGGCGATCCGGCTGGTCTTTCCGGCGCTGGCCGGCGTCATCTCGGCCCTTGTCGCGCTGATCGCGCTGTGGTGGCTCGTCGCGCCGCCGATCGCGCTATGGGTGGTGGGCGCGCCGGTTCTGGGCGGGCTGGCGGTGCTGGGCCTGTCGGCACGGGCCGCGCTGCCGCACTCGGTCCGGGCCGAGACGCGTCAGCAGGATCTGCGCGCGGGCGTGATCGACCATTTGCGCGGGCGTGCGGTGCTGGCCGTGTCGGGCCGTCTGCCCTCTGCGCGCGCCGCCCTGCTGGACCTCGACCGCGACGCCCGCAGCGCCGCGATGGCGCAATCGCGGATCGAATGGCGGGCGGCGGCGATCCTGCAGGCGGTGACGGCCGTGGCGTTGTCCGGCACGCTGCTGATCTGCGCCCGGCATGTCGCATCGGGTCGGATCGGTGCGGCGCAGGCGGCACTTGCGCTGTTCGCGACGCTGTCGCTGGCCGAGCTTTCGGCGGGGCTTCTGCGCGGGGCGGTGGAACTGGGCCGGATGCGCGATGCGGCGCGCCGGGTGGTCCCGCTGCTGGCAGCCACCGCGCCGCCGCCAGCGCCGCCCGCGCGTCCGGGCGCGGGGGTGCAGGCCACATCGCTGTCGGTCGCGGCGCAGCCCGGTCTTGCGCCGCTGATCGCGGATCTGGATCTGCATGTGCGCCCCGGCGAGACGGTGGCGATCACCGGCGCCAGCGGGCGGGGCAAGACGGCGCTGCTGAACACGCTTGCGGGGCTGGTGCCGCCGTCTGCGGGCCTTGTGCGGATCGGCGGCAGGCTGGGCTATCTGACGCAGCGACCGGCGCTGATCGCCGGATCGGTTCGTGACACGCTGGCGCTGGCCGCGCCGCAGGCGGGGGATGCGACCCTGCGGCAGGTGCTGGATCTGTGCGCGCTGGACGTGGCGCTGGACCGGCAACTGGGCGAGGGCGGCAGCGGCCTGTCGGGCGGTCAGGCGCGGCGTCTGGCAATGGCGCGGGTGCTGATCCGGCGTCCGGATGTCCTGCTGCTGGACGAACCGACCGAGGGGCTGGACCGCGCCGCCGCGGCGCGGATGATGGCGGGGATGCGCCGCTGGCTGCCCGACGCCGCGGTGCTGATCGCCGCGCATCGCGATCTGGACCTGGCGGCGGCCGACCGGACCCTGCGGCTTTAG
- a CDS encoding cell wall hydrolase yields the protein MGFPITGRRAALCAVALAMLTGCGTGGRHSELECMERAIYFEANRSDRAGMIAVGNVVMNRVRSSRFPNSVCGVVAQKNQFAPGVMSRKMNDRSRPLVRQAALAVLRGERHPRIANAQFFHTAGLRFPYDNMHYVLVAGGNAFYEKR from the coding sequence ATGGGATTTCCGATAACGGGACGGCGCGCGGCGCTGTGCGCGGTGGCGCTGGCAATGCTGACAGGCTGCGGCACGGGCGGCCGTCATTCCGAACTGGAATGCATGGAACGCGCGATCTATTTCGAGGCCAATCGCTCCGACCGCGCAGGCATGATCGCGGTCGGCAACGTGGTGATGAACCGGGTCCGGTCCAGCCGCTTTCCGAACTCGGTCTGCGGGGTCGTTGCCCAGAAGAACCAGTTCGCCCCCGGCGTGATGAGCCGCAAGATGAACGACCGCTCGCGGCCGCTGGTCCGTCAGGCCGCCCTCGCGGTGCTGCGCGGCGAACGCCATCCGCGCATCGCCAACGCCCAGTTCTTCCACACCGCCGGGCTGCGCTTTCCCTATGACAACATGCACTATGTGCTGGTCGCGGGCGGCAACGCCTTCTACGAAAAACGCTGA
- a CDS encoding AI-2E family transporter, whose product MDHQSGDAVLRERLQTGFLGIIAFALLLFMLVQARFILISLAIAIILFSLTSDAIFAISSRLRVPNWLATTLALIAIALGLLWVSTTIVTQVNEVVFTAIAYAEQAQAALPTLTEWLGPDAQERMMTALANFNITGWMRSLAGQASGVLSGSVLVILFVGFMFAEQVWFPAKIERLTGDPAQAAQVRRIISSIMHRVNRYLVVKTGVSAVTASAVWVIFRLAGLELAGAVALMTFILNFIPSVGSIVATAIAAILVFVLSGDTTLTLLVGIACTLVQFVIGNVLDPMLLGQTLRLSSFGIILSLAFWGAVWGVPGMFLAVPIMVALMIVCAHIPWLRPVAVLLSREGLPDDGSGDDEQARPPSLVA is encoded by the coding sequence TTGGATCACCAGTCAGGCGATGCGGTACTGCGCGAACGGCTTCAGACCGGGTTTCTGGGCATCATCGCGTTTGCACTGCTGCTGTTCATGCTGGTGCAGGCGCGCTTCATCCTGATCTCGCTGGCCATCGCGATCATCCTGTTCTCGCTGACCTCGGACGCGATCTTCGCGATCTCGTCGCGGCTGCGGGTGCCGAACTGGCTGGCCACGACGCTGGCGCTGATCGCCATCGCGCTGGGGCTGTTATGGGTCTCGACCACCATCGTCACCCAGGTGAACGAGGTCGTCTTTACCGCCATCGCCTATGCCGAACAGGCGCAGGCGGCGCTGCCCACGCTGACCGAATGGCTGGGGCCGGACGCGCAGGAACGGATGATGACCGCGCTGGCCAATTTCAACATCACCGGCTGGATGCGGTCGCTGGCGGGTCAGGCGTCGGGCGTGCTGTCGGGCAGCGTGCTGGTGATCCTGTTCGTCGGCTTCATGTTCGCCGAACAGGTCTGGTTTCCGGCCAAGATCGAGCGGCTGACCGGCGATCCGGCGCAGGCGGCGCAGGTGCGGCGCATCATCTCGTCGATCATGCACCGGGTGAACCGCTATCTGGTCGTCAAGACCGGCGTCAGCGCGGTGACGGCCAGCGCGGTCTGGGTGATCTTCCGGCTTGCCGGGCTTGAACTGGCCGGCGCGGTCGCGCTGATGACGTTCATCCTGAACTTCATCCCCTCGGTCGGCTCGATCGTCGCCACGGCCATCGCCGCGATCCTGGTCTTCGTGCTCAGCGGCGACACGACGCTGACGCTGCTGGTCGGGATCGCCTGCACGCTGGTGCAGTTCGTGATCGGCAACGTGCTGGACCCGATGCTTCTGGGCCAGACGCTGCGCCTGTCCAGCTTCGGCATCATCCTCAGCCTTGCCTTCTGGGGCGCGGTCTGGGGCGTGCCGGGGATGTTCCTGGCGGTCCCGATCATGGTCGCGCTGATGATCGTCTGCGCCCATATCCCCTGGCTGCGCCCGGTCGCCGTCCTGCTGTCGCGCGAGGGGCTGCCCGACGACGGCAGCGGCGACGACGAACAGGCCCGGCCCCCCTCGCTGGTGGCGTGA
- the gyrA gene encoding DNA gyrase subunit A: MHHDGPVIDISSEMRTSYLDYAMSVIVSRAIPDLRDGLKPVHRRILYAMNETGNTADKPYRKSARPVGDVMGKYHPHGDAAIYDALVRMAQDFSMSLPLLDGQGNFGSMDGDPPAAMRYTEVRMDKPANFLLADIDKDTVDFQDNYDGKDREPTVLPARFPNMLVNGAGGIAVGMATNIPPHNLGEVIDATLALIENPDLTSERIMEIIPGPDFPTGALILGRSGARKAYLEGRGSVIIRARTHIEEPRKDRFAIVIDEIPYQVNKSTMIERIAELAKEKRIEGISGVQDETDRQGVRVVIELKRDATPEVVLNQLFRFTQMQTHFGCNMLALNGGKPEQLTLRDFLTYFISFREEVVARRTAHELRRARERSHVLCGLAVAVSNVDEVVATIRSSVDAAEARQRLMERRWPAHDIVEYLRLIDDPLHPVNDDGTYNLSETQARAILELRLQRLTQLGVKEVTDELQTLADAIRDYLAILASRERILAIISDELREVRELFAVPRRTEITEWSGDMMDEDLIEREDMVVTITSGGYIKRTALAEFRAQRRGGKGLSSMATKEDDVVTTLFVANTHTELLFFTTDGMVYRLKTWRLPLGGRTAKGKAIVNILPIEPGVSIAALLPMDAPEAEWDNYQVIFATDQGDVRRNALSDFTNIMRNGKIAMKLPEGVSLIGVRMATEDDDVMMFTSQGRAIRFPTTAVRVFQSRGSTGVRGIRLASGDKVVSMSVIRHFNADPAERAAYLKMRRAVAGALDDGAEADEDEEAVAEGSISQERYAQMSAAEDLILTITAKGAGKISSSHDYPVRGRGGQGVMAMDRAMRGGPLVASFPVEMDDQIMLATSTGQSIRVPVEGISFRSRSAGGVRVFNTANGEVVVSVARIAEQANAEIGDSDGTDG, from the coding sequence ATGCATCACGACGGGCCCGTCATCGACATTTCGTCCGAGATGCGCACCTCGTATCTGGATTACGCCATGTCGGTGATCGTCAGCCGCGCGATCCCCGATCTGCGCGACGGGCTGAAGCCGGTGCATCGCCGCATCCTGTACGCGATGAACGAGACCGGCAACACCGCCGACAAACCCTATCGCAAATCGGCCCGGCCGGTGGGCGACGTGATGGGCAAGTATCACCCGCACGGCGATGCCGCGATCTATGACGCGCTGGTGCGGATGGCGCAGGATTTTTCGATGTCGCTGCCGCTTCTGGACGGGCAGGGAAATTTCGGCTCCATGGACGGCGATCCGCCCGCCGCGATGCGCTATACCGAAGTGCGGATGGACAAGCCGGCGAATTTCCTGCTGGCCGATATCGACAAGGACACGGTCGATTTCCAGGACAATTACGACGGCAAGGACCGCGAACCGACGGTGCTGCCGGCGCGGTTTCCGAACATGCTGGTCAACGGCGCGGGCGGCATCGCCGTCGGCATGGCCACGAACATTCCGCCGCATAATCTGGGCGAGGTCATCGACGCCACGCTGGCCCTGATCGAGAACCCCGACCTGACGTCCGAGCGGATCATGGAGATCATTCCGGGCCCCGACTTTCCCACCGGCGCGCTGATCCTTGGCCGGTCGGGCGCGCGCAAGGCCTATCTGGAAGGGCGCGGCAGCGTCATCATCCGCGCCCGCACCCATATCGAGGAGCCGCGCAAGGACCGTTTCGCCATCGTCATCGACGAGATTCCCTATCAGGTGAACAAGTCCACGATGATCGAACGGATCGCGGAACTGGCCAAGGAAAAGCGGATCGAGGGCATCTCGGGTGTGCAGGACGAGACCGACCGTCAAGGCGTGCGCGTGGTGATCGAACTGAAACGCGACGCCACGCCCGAGGTGGTGCTGAACCAGCTGTTCCGCTTTACCCAGATGCAGACCCATTTCGGCTGCAACATGCTGGCGCTGAACGGCGGCAAGCCCGAACAGCTGACGCTGCGCGATTTCCTGACCTACTTCATCAGCTTCCGCGAAGAGGTGGTGGCCCGCCGCACCGCGCATGAATTGCGCCGCGCCCGGGAACGCAGCCATGTGCTGTGCGGTCTGGCCGTCGCGGTCAGCAATGTCGATGAGGTCGTGGCGACGATCCGCAGCTCGGTCGATGCCGCCGAGGCGCGGCAGCGGCTGATGGAACGGCGCTGGCCCGCCCACGACATCGTCGAATATCTGCGCCTGATCGACGATCCGCTGCATCCGGTCAACGACGACGGCACCTATAACCTGTCCGAAACCCAGGCCCGCGCCATCCTGGAACTGCGCCTGCAACGCCTGACCCAGCTTGGCGTCAAGGAGGTCACGGACGAGTTGCAGACCCTGGCCGACGCCATCCGCGACTATCTGGCGATCCTCGCCTCGCGCGAACGCATTCTGGCGATCATCTCGGACGAGCTGCGCGAGGTGCGCGAACTGTTCGCGGTGCCGCGCCGGACCGAGATCACCGAATGGTCCGGCGACATGATGGACGAGGACCTGATCGAGCGTGAGGACATGGTCGTGACGATCACCTCGGGCGGCTATATCAAGCGCACCGCGCTGGCCGAATTCCGCGCGCAGCGGCGCGGCGGCAAGGGTCTGTCCAGCATGGCGACCAAGGAAGACGATGTCGTCACCACGCTGTTCGTCGCCAACACCCATACCGAACTGCTGTTCTTCACCACCGACGGCATGGTCTATCGGCTGAAGACGTGGCGTCTGCCGCTTGGCGGGCGGACCGCCAAGGGCAAGGCGATCGTGAACATCCTGCCGATCGAACCCGGCGTCTCGATCGCGGCGCTGCTGCCGATGGACGCGCCCGAGGCGGAGTGGGACAATTATCAGGTCATCTTCGCGACCGATCAGGGCGATGTGCGGCGCAACGCGCTGTCGGATTTCACCAACATCATGCGCAACGGCAAGATCGCGATGAAGCTGCCCGAGGGCGTCAGCCTGATCGGCGTGCGCATGGCGACCGAGGATGACGACGTGATGATGTTCACCTCGCAGGGACGCGCGATCCGCTTTCCGACGACGGCGGTGCGCGTGTTCCAAAGCCGCGGCTCGACCGGGGTGCGCGGCATCCGGCTGGCCAGCGGCGACAAGGTGGTCAGCATGTCGGTGATCCGCCATTTCAACGCCGATCCGGCCGAGCGTGCCGCCTATCTGAAGATGCGCCGGGCAGTGGCCGGTGCGCTGGACGACGGCGCCGAGGCCGACGAGGACGAGGAGGCGGTGGCCGAGGGCAGCATCTCGCAGGAACGCTATGCGCAGATGTCGGCGGCCGAGGACCTGATCCTGACCATCACCGCCAAGGGCGCGGGCAAGATCAGCAGCAGCCACGACTATCCGGTGCGCGGGCGCGGCGGCCAGGGCGTGATGGCGATGGACCGGGCCATGCGCGGCGGTCCGCTGGTGGCCAGCTTCCCGGTCGAGATGGACGACCAGATCATGCTGGCGACGTCCACCGGCCAGTCGATTCGGGTGCCGGTCGAGGGTATCAGCTTCCGTTCGCGCAGCGCCGGCGGCGTGCGGGTGTTCAATACCGCCAACGGCGAGGTGGTCGTGTCCGTGGCCCGGATCGCCGAACAGGCGAATGCCGAAATCGGCGACAGCGACGGCACGGACGGTTAG
- a CDS encoding disulfide bond formation protein B: MTGREYGVLAGAGSAALLIGALGFQAAGYVPCELCILQRWPHVAAVAIAVLLWLTGRVRLFAVLGMVAAAVAAGLAFYHTGVEIGWWAGPAHCSGGVGDIAQLSPRAALERLQGTAVVRCDEVAWSFLGLSMAGWNAVFSAALAVIWGLAATRAADGPRKA; this comes from the coding sequence ATGACGGGACGTGAATACGGCGTTCTTGCCGGGGCCGGATCGGCGGCGCTGCTGATCGGCGCATTGGGGTTTCAGGCGGCGGGCTATGTGCCCTGCGAATTGTGCATCCTGCAACGCTGGCCGCATGTGGCCGCCGTGGCCATCGCGGTGCTGCTGTGGCTGACCGGCCGGGTGCGGCTGTTCGCGGTTCTGGGAATGGTCGCGGCGGCGGTGGCGGCGGGGCTGGCATTCTATCACACCGGGGTCGAGATCGGGTGGTGGGCCGGGCCCGCGCATTGTTCCGGCGGGGTCGGCGACATCGCGCAACTGTCGCCGCGCGCCGCGCTGGAACGGCTGCAAGGCACCGCCGTCGTGCGCTGCGACGAGGTGGCGTGGTCGTTTCTGGGGCTGTCGATGGCGGGCTGGAACGCGGTCTTTTCGGCGGCGCTGGCCGTGATCTGGGGACTGGCCGCCACACGCGCCGCGGACGGGCCGCGCAAGGCGTAA
- a CDS encoding YqaA family protein — MLRRLYDWTMGLAAHRHAMAALFGVSFIESSVFPIPPDVLMIPMVLAQRARAMAIALVATAGSVLGALLGYWIGAALMDTVGQWVLTAYGKQAAWQDLAARFAEYGGWAVLFAALTPFPFKVITIFSGAVGLPLPLFLLTSVLGRAGRFFIVAGLLWRFGPPIRIFIEERLGLVFTLFMVALIGGFIALRYL, encoded by the coding sequence ATGCTGCGCAGGCTTTACGACTGGACCATGGGACTTGCGGCCCATCGTCATGCCATGGCGGCCCTGTTCGGGGTCAGTTTCATCGAAAGCTCGGTCTTTCCGATCCCGCCCGATGTGCTGATGATCCCGATGGTGCTGGCGCAGCGGGCGCGTGCCATGGCGATCGCGCTGGTCGCAACCGCCGGGTCGGTGCTGGGCGCGCTTCTGGGATACTGGATCGGCGCTGCGCTGATGGATACGGTCGGGCAATGGGTGCTGACCGCCTATGGCAAGCAGGCGGCATGGCAGGATCTGGCGGCCAGATTTGCCGAATATGGCGGCTGGGCGGTGCTGTTCGCGGCGCTGACGCCGTTCCCGTTCAAGGTCATCACGATCTTTTCGGGCGCGGTCGGGCTGCCGCTGCCGCTGTTTCTGCTGACCTCGGTGCTGGGGCGGGCGGGGCGGTTCTTCATCGTCGCCGGTCTGCTGTGGCGGTTCGGCCCGCCCATCCGCATCTTCATCGAGGAGCGGCTGGGCCTGGTCTTCACCCTGTTCATGGTTGCCCTGATCGGGGGTTTCATCGCTTTGAGGTATCTATGA
- a CDS encoding neutral zinc metallopeptidase yields MQWRGRRGSGNIEDRRGMGRAGAGGIGIAGMLAVLAFGYFFGIDITPVVRGIDGNRPPENAPLSERDRQYGDFVSVVLADTEEVWSAVLPQQAGRDYVDPTLVLYSGVVQSACGGASSAMGPFYCPNDQKVYLDTDFFDLMAQKMGAGGDFAYAYVIAHEIGHHVQNLTGTLQQVNAARSRASETDSNRLSVLTELQADCYAGIWARQADQRFGTLEEGDLQEAIAAAQAVGDDVIHSSAGRTPMPDSFTHGSAAQRQEWLMRGFRSADMAQCDTFGRARG; encoded by the coding sequence ATGCAGTGGCGAGGCAGACGCGGAAGCGGCAATATCGAGGATCGGCGCGGCATGGGCCGGGCCGGGGCCGGGGGGATCGGCATTGCGGGGATGCTGGCCGTGCTGGCCTTCGGCTATTTCTTCGGCATCGACATCACGCCGGTGGTGCGGGGCATCGACGGCAACCGGCCGCCAGAGAACGCGCCGCTGTCGGAACGCGACCGGCAATACGGCGATTTCGTGTCGGTCGTCCTGGCCGACACCGAAGAGGTCTGGAGCGCGGTTTTGCCGCAACAGGCCGGGCGCGACTATGTCGATCCGACGCTGGTGCTTTACAGCGGCGTGGTGCAATCGGCCTGCGGCGGGGCATCCTCGGCCATGGGTCCGTTCTACTGCCCGAACGATCAGAAGGTCTATCTGGACACCGATTTCTTCGATCTGATGGCGCAGAAGATGGGGGCAGGCGGTGATTTCGCCTATGCCTATGTGATCGCCCACGAAATCGGCCACCACGTCCAAAACCTGACCGGCACGCTGCAACAGGTGAACGCCGCCCGCAGCCGCGCAAGCGAGACGGATTCGAACCGCCTGTCCGTGCTGACCGAGCTTCAGGCCGACTGCTATGCCGGGATCTGGGCGCGGCAGGCCGATCAGCGATTTGGCACGCTGGAAGAGGGCGATCTGCAAGAGGCCATCGCCGCCGCGCAGGCGGTCGGCGACGATGTGATCCATTCAAGCGCCGGTCGCACCCCGATGCCCGACAGTTTCACCCATGGCAGCGCGGCGCAGCGGCAGGAATGGCTGATGCGCGGCTTCCGCTCGGCCGATATGGCGCAATGCGACACGTTCGGTCGGGCGCGCGGATGA
- a CDS encoding type II toxin-antitoxin system RatA family toxin: MPHHQDSRDLPYSARQMHDLVADVERYPEFLPWNSAARIRSDTVRPDGAREIAADLVISFKVFRERFGSRVVLWPADPETGALKIDTEYLDGPFRYMRSGWTFTDGPGGGCHVEFFVDFEFRNAILQKLIGVVFHEAMSRIVRAFEERARALYGRP; encoded by the coding sequence TTGCCCCATCACCAGGACAGCCGCGATCTTCCCTATTCAGCCCGGCAGATGCATGACCTTGTCGCGGATGTCGAACGATATCCCGAATTCCTGCCGTGGAACAGCGCGGCGCGAATCCGGTCGGACACGGTGCGCCCGGATGGCGCGCGCGAAATCGCCGCCGATCTGGTCATCAGCTTCAAGGTCTTTCGCGAACGCTTCGGCAGCCGTGTGGTGCTGTGGCCGGCCGACCCCGAGACCGGCGCGCTGAAGATCGACACCGAATATCTGGACGGCCCGTTCAGATACATGCGCAGCGGCTGGACCTTCACCGACGGGCCCGGGGGCGGCTGCCATGTCGAGTTCTTCGTGGATTTCGAATTCCGCAACGCGATCCTGCAAAAGCTGATCGGCGTCGTCTTTCACGAGGCGATGTCCCGTATCGTCCGCGCGTTCGAGGAACGCGCCCGCGCCCTCTATGGCCGTCCCTGA
- a CDS encoding DUF4870 family protein — protein MSLTDPQPAPDLTPAKIVYGLYAVGYAVAITALAGVVYAYLSRGRDALLDSHLTFQIRTFWISLAIALLAMVTMIVGIGFLIWAFLAVWGLIRVISGFLLANDGKPVSGTKYWGMMAY, from the coding sequence ATGTCCCTCACCGACCCGCAACCCGCGCCCGATCTGACACCCGCCAAGATCGTTTACGGGCTTTACGCCGTGGGCTATGCCGTGGCGATCACGGCGCTGGCCGGCGTCGTCTATGCCTATCTGTCGCGGGGCAGGGACGCGCTGCTGGACAGCCATCTGACCTTCCAGATCCGCACCTTCTGGATCAGCCTGGCCATCGCGCTTCTGGCGATGGTGACGATGATCGTCGGGATCGGGTTCCTGATCTGGGCGTTTCTGGCGGTCTGGGGCCTGATCCGGGTAATCTCGGGCTTTCTTCTGGCCAATGACGGCAAGCCGGTCAGCGGCACGAAATACTGGGGCATGATGGCGTATTGA
- the metK gene encoding methionine adenosyltransferase codes for MTEYSLFTSESVSEGHPDKIADQISDAILDAILAEDPRARVACETMVKTGVAIISGEITTSAWVDLESIVRGVINDIGYTSSDVGFDGATCSVINIIGKQSPEINQGVDRDTLENQGAGDQGLMFGYASDETDVLMPAPITYAHRLVERQARVRRDGTLPWLRPDAKSQVTLRYGGDGRPEAIDAVVLSTQHNPEIALADLREAVIEEIIKPVLPGEWLSADTKYFINPTGKFVIGGPVGDCGLTGRKIIVDSYGGMARHGGGAFSGKDPSKVDRSAAYAGRWVAKNIVAAGLARRCEIQVSYAIGEARPTSISLNTFGTETVDHDRIVAAVREVFDLRPFAIIRDLDLLHPIYRPTASYGHFGRDPYALAGATAFSWERTDRAEALRSALG; via the coding sequence ATGACCGAATATTCGCTGTTCACCTCGGAATCCGTGTCCGAGGGCCATCCCGACAAGATCGCCGACCAGATCAGCGACGCCATCCTTGACGCCATCCTGGCCGAGGACCCGCGCGCCCGCGTTGCCTGCGAAACGATGGTCAAGACGGGCGTCGCCATCATCTCGGGCGAGATCACGACATCGGCCTGGGTGGATCTGGAATCCATCGTGCGCGGGGTCATCAACGATATCGGCTATACCTCGTCCGATGTCGGCTTTGACGGGGCGACCTGTTCGGTCATCAACATCATCGGCAAGCAATCGCCCGAGATCAATCAGGGCGTCGACCGCGACACGCTGGAAAATCAGGGCGCGGGCGATCAGGGGCTGATGTTCGGCTATGCCAGCGACGAAACCGACGTGCTGATGCCCGCCCCGATCACCTATGCGCATCGTCTGGTCGAACGTCAGGCCCGGGTGCGGCGCGACGGCACGCTGCCATGGCTGCGCCCGGATGCGAAATCGCAAGTGACGCTGCGCTATGGCGGCGACGGCCGGCCCGAGGCCATCGACGCGGTCGTGCTGTCCACCCAGCACAACCCCGAAATCGCGCTGGCCGATCTGCGCGAGGCGGTGATCGAGGAGATCATCAAGCCGGTGCTGCCCGGCGAATGGCTGTCGGCGGACACGAAATACTTCATCAACCCAACCGGCAAGTTCGTCATCGGCGGCCCGGTCGGCGATTGCGGCCTGACCGGGCGCAAGATCATCGTCGACAGCTATGGCGGCATGGCGCGGCATGGCGGCGGCGCATTTTCGGGCAAGGACCCGTCCAAGGTGGACCGTTCGGCCGCCTATGCCGGGCGGTGGGTTGCCAAGAACATCGTCGCCGCCGGTCTGGCCCGACGCTGCGAGATCCAGGTCAGCTATGCCATCGGCGAGGCGCGGCCGACCTCGATCAGCCTCAACACGTTCGGCACGGAGACGGTCGATCACGACCGGATCGTGGCGGCGGTGCGCGAGGTGTTCGACCTGCGCCCCTTCGCGATCATCCGCGATCTGGACCTGCTGCACCCGATCTATCGCCCGACCGCCAGCTATGGCCATTTCGGGCGCGACCCCTATGCGCTGGCGGGTGCGACGGCGTTCAGCTGGGAACGCACCGACCGGGCCGAGGCGCTGCGGTCGGCCCTGGGCTGA